The following are encoded together in the Neospora caninum Liverpool complete genome, chromosome IV genome:
- a CDS encoding srs domain-containing protein — MQSLVLSRFSNFCSIRVHSVHNGEERKHAATSWRVKSKARKLVAICMGGALLLSSGQAVAGPLPERLQDKGFQQQKTVTSVQPAISGATATCTFPTAGAGGAAVTPGGGILTLAKESLSATLQCSVQDSSTLSTIPQNLETKVCVAKEQGSKAVDSCTIGQTELDGTETDLNHLLGAKREIEWTKTPESQGRIAQATTAWNLKLLESDVPFSDKSFFVGCQETQSQGKNGSAQTKSTCTVTVNVEARASSVGENNVVTCAYGKNSNPKPLEVDMTTANNTLTIDCGSEGSLSPASYETQFCDPQEKDLKNCAKKDYVDILPTFRTTWWTTENEGSSVKLTIPETEFPESEQTFRVACVPRTANSEESDPAAKARASEGAQTDVTTSNCNVVVTVKSGSAASSTGQLVATVSGAVALLGLLLGSL; from the coding sequence ATGCAAagccttgttctctctcgcttttccaaTTTTTGCTCAATTCGTGTCCATAGCGTACATaatggcgaggagaggaagcatgCAGCAACGTCGTGGAGGGTTAAGTCGAAGGCCCGCAAGTTGGTTGCAATTTGCATGGGTGGAGCTTTGTTGCTTTCCAGCGGCCAGGCTGTTGCAGGTCCTCTGCCCGAAAGACTTCAGGATAAAGGTTTTCAGCAGCAGAAAACGGTCACAAGTGTTCAGCCAGCAATTAGTGGGGCGACCGCTACATGCACGTTTCCAACGGCAGGCGCAGGCGGAGCCGCCGTCACACCTGGCGGTGGTATCTTGACGTTGGCGAAAGAAAGTCTGTCGGCTACTTTGCAGTGTTCTGTTCAAGACAGTTCCACGCTATCCACGATACCACAGAATCTGGAAACAAAAGTCTGTGTCGCAAAGGAACAAGGTTCAAAGGCAGTCGATAGCTGCACGATTGGTCAAACTGAGTTAGATGGCACAGAAACCGATCTGAATCACCTGCTAGGTGCAAAGCGCGAAATCGAATGGACCAAAACTCCAGAGAGTCAGGGCCGCATAGCCCAAGCCACTACGGCATGGAACTTGAAGCTTCTGGAATCGGATGTGCCATTCTCAGACAagtccttcttcgtcggctgTCAGGAGACACAGTCGCAGGGTAAGAATGGTTCAGCGCAAACGAAGTCGACATGTACTGTAACAGTAAACGTCGAAGCCAGAGCTTCTTCTGTTGGGGAGAATAACGTGGTCACCTGCGCTTACGGCAAAAACAGCAACCCTAAGCCCTTGGAGGTCGACATGACAACAGCGAACAACACCCTGACCATTGACTGCGGTTCCGAGGGTTCTCTCAGTCCGGCGTCATATGAGACTCAGTTTTGCGATCCTCAGGAAAAAGATTTGAAAAACTGCGCCAAGAAGGATTATGTTGATATTCTTCCGACTTTCCGTACAACTTGGTGGACAACAGAGAATGAAGGTAGTTCGGTGAAGCTGACAATCCCGGAGACGGAGTTTCCGGAATCAGAACAAACGTTTCGTGTAGCCTGCGTCCCCCGCACGGCAAATTCCGAGGAATCTGATCCTGCAGCGAAGGCTAGGGCAAGCGAGGGAGCACAGACAGATGTGACTACGTCGAATTGCAATGTGGTTGTGACTGTGAAGTCAGGAAGCGCTGCATCGTCAACTGGTCAATTGGTAGCTACAGTCTCGGGTGCGGTTGCTTTGTTAGGGCTCTTGCTGGGCTCGTTGTAA
- a CDS encoding srs domain-containing protein gives MRRQRTQESVADPLRLATDIFLETRIRFSFDADLESSLQCAWQSSAFPGLVYSIRRPPVSIASKMVNPGRMQRRRGGWKSQARKLMAVCVGGVLLISSGEAVPDQPREGLLRRNLQDALRRTGTLSGPEITGQVATCRLQPAKGKGDVAAATAALTLSKENLSVTLQCSGNKNAAVPEELEQVCKATTTAAKVAECKTNSPKEKQITLKTLLGTTRSIQWEKTNNSDNQGERRTLTLQESDLPLTDKAFFVGCDENNQERVQGQTECKVNVNVKARASSVGDGNVVTCAYGKDSNPKPLEVEMSTENNALTIDCGSEGSLYPTTESHTEYCDPRNKDVQNCTNKFVDILPTFVTSWWTTGPTDNSDKLTIPETDFPETDQQFRLTCVPNESTAPPAAKAVVVGKGDDESPEQAGASTSNCSVIVTVKTSNLTSIASSTAQIAAVAGGVAALTGFLVNTF, from the coding sequence ATGCGCCGCCAGCGAACGCAGGAGAGTGTGGCTGACCCGCTGCGGCTGGCGACTGATATTTTTTTAGAGACCAGGATACGATTCTCATTCGATGCTGATCTTGAATCTTCACTCCAGTGTGCGTGGCAGTCTTCCGCATTTCCTGGTTTGGTATATTCAATTCGACGCCCACCTGTGTCAATCGCTTCGAAGATGGTGAACCCGGGGAGAATGCAGCGACGCCGTGGAGGGTGGAAGTCGCAGGCTCGTAAGCTGATGGCGGTGTGCGTGGGCGGAGTTTTGTTGATCTCCAGCGGAGAGGCAGTGCCAGATCAACCGCGTGAAGGGCTTTTGCGTCGGAATTTGCAAGATGCATTACGTAGGACAGGCACTCTAAGTGGACCGGAAATCACTGGTCAAGTTGCCACGTGCAGATTGCAACCCGccaaaggaaaaggagatgTTGCTGCAGCCACTGCGGCTTTGACGCTGTCGAAAGAAAATCTGAGTGTTACTTTGCAGTGTTCGGGTAACAAAAACGCAGCGGTACCAGAAGAGCTGGAGCAAGTTTGTAAGGCAACAACGACGGCCGCAAAAGTGGCCGAGTGCAAAACAAACAGCccaaaagaaaaacagatcACGCTGAAAACATTGCTTGGCACAACCCGCAGTATCCAGTGGGAAAAGACCAACAACAGCGACAATCAAGGCGAAAGGCGGACGTTGACTCTCCAGGAGTCCGACCTTCCCTTAACCGACAAGGCCTTCTTCGTTGGGTGTGACGAGAACAATCAGGAACGGGTGCAGGGCCAGACAGAGTGCAAAGTCAACGTCAACGTGAAAGCAAGAGCTTCTTCCGTCGGAGACGGCAACGTTGTCACTTGCGCATACGGCAAGGACAGCAATCCTAAGCCCTTGGAGGTGGAGATGTCAACAGAGAACAACGCGCTGACAATTGATTGTGGTTCCGAGGGCTCGTTGTATCCTACGACAGAGAGCCACACTGAATACTGCGATCCACGAAACAAAGACGTGCAGAATTGCACAAACAAGTTTGTGGATATTCTGCCTACGTTCGTGACCAGCTGGTGGACAACGGGGCCAACGGATAATTCTGATAAGCTGACAATTCCGGAGACGGACTTTCCGGAAACAGACCAGCAGTTCCGCCTGACCTGCGTCCCCAACGAGTCTACAGCGCCTCCAGCAGCAAAAGCTGTAGTAGTAGGGAAGGGTGACGATGAGAGCCCTGAACAGGCTGGTGCATCCACGTCAAACTGCAGTGTGATTGTGACTGTTAAGACATCAAACTTGACTTCGATAGCATCTTCAACTGCGCAAATTGCAGCGGTAGCCGGAGGCGTGGCCGCGCTAACAGGATTCCTCGTGAACACTTTTTGA
- a CDS encoding srs domain-containing protein: MAVCIGGVLLLYGGQAVPDQLREGLQNQSLQQQAVALARLTVKGTDAMCELSAPATQDTAPAAGTLTLSSASMIATLQCSGASSASISNVPENLTQHVCDPKQTSNSSTCKFGNSAPATKEVTLKEVLGTTRTIQWTESKQSERNTKGQKWALELDAGDLPLTDKAFVVGCQSIVGCQSTTSGKSPNNNAACKLTVNVEARASSVGDHNVVTCAYGKNSNPKPLEVDMSTKNNTLTIQCGTEGSLTPTSYTTDYCISDSTDPEACTKKAFVDILPTLSTSWWDTESQTGSAKLTIPETDFPEPEQRLLVGCVPKTKTSQNGEQNDDRLTAKDEPQTQTATPTSCQVLVTVRAASAASYAAPAPTAVIAASGVAVMAAMLVKSL, translated from the coding sequence ATGGCAGTTTGCATCGGTGGAGTATTATTGCTCTATGGTGGACAGGCTGTTCCCGATCAACTGCGTGAAGGACTTCAGAATCAGAGTTTACAGCAGCAAGCGGTGGCGCTTGCCAGGCTTACAGTCAAGGGCACAGATGCGATGTGTGAATTGTCTGCGCCAGCGACACAAGATACCGCCCCAGCTGCTGGTACGCTGACGCTATCAAGCGCAAGTATGATAGCCACTTTGCAGTGTTCCGGTGCCAGCAGTGCAAGCATATCGAACGTACCGGAAAATCTGACGCAACACGTGTGTGATCCAAAGCAGACCAGCAATTCGTCCACATGTAAGTTTGGGAACAGCGCACCAGCCACCAAAGAGGTCACGCTGAAAGAAGTGCTTGGGACAACGCGCACTATTCAATGGACGGAATCCAAACAGTCAGAAAGGAACACCAAGGGGCAAAAGTGGGCGTTGGAGCTGGACGCGGGAGACCTTCCTTTAACCGACAAGGCGTTCGTCGTCGGGTGCCAATCCATCGTCGGGTGCCAATCCACTACCTCTGGCAAGTCACCGAACAACAACGCAGCGTGCAAGCTCACTGTAAatgtggaagcgagagctTCTTCTGTTGGAGACCACAACGTTGTCACCTGTGCGTACGGCAAAAACAGCAACCCTAAACCCTTGGAGGTGGATATGTCAACAAAGAACAATACGCTCACTATTCAGTGTGGAACCGAGGGTTCCCTCACCCCTACAAGCTATACAACTGACTACTGCATCTCTGACAGTACAGACCCGGAAGCATGCACGAAGAAGGCATTTGTTGATATTCTTCCAACACTTTCGACCAGCTGGTGGGATACAGAGTCCCAAACGGGTTCAGCAAAGCTGACAATCCCGGAGACGGACTTTCCGGAACCAGAACAGCGGCTCCTTGTGGGCTGCGTCCCCAAGACGAAAACTTCGCAAAACGGAGAACAAAATGATGATAGGTTGACAGCAAAGGATGAACCTCAGACGCAGACTGCGACACCGACGAGCTGCCAGGTTCTGGTGACTGTCAGGGCCGCCAGCGCTGCTTCATATGCAGCACCCGCTCCAACAGCAGTGATTGCAGCCTCTGGTGTAGCCGTCATGGCAGCCATGCTTGTGAAGTCGTTGTAG
- a CDS encoding srs domain-containing protein, whose translation MVGRPYPSLNSFLLLVLSTGFLQLVAILIIIILLIMSTSGSLRQRRGGVGSKARRLMAVCMGGVLLFCSGEGVADHVREGLQNRGLEEVHSDDAKPKLTVKGTTARCELKQNGGTAQAAATGSLTLSQKNLTAALECVGANIASIPEDLATNVCQPNGKSGRTNQCTFEGNISAGTAVTLDTLLGVATDAQWTKNRQTERKSPNTQTWTLQLKEADLPLSEKTFFVGCQDGSNSRSNGKNACKLTVNVEARASSVGDNNVVTCTYGKNSNPEPMEVEMSTENNTLTIDCGSEGSLKPATNSAEYCDPQNTDLENCAHKFVDILPTFVTSWWATTGNSAKLTIPQTDFPEADQQILLGCVPTTTASEGTKNTGQTDAETGTPTSCRVLVTIKSSSSASYGSPTMQMLAAASGAAAVTGLIVGSL comes from the coding sequence ATGGTCGGCAGGCCCTATCCTTCATTGAATTCTTTTTTActgcttgttctctccaccGGCTTCTTGCAACTTGTTGCGATTCTCATCATCATAATCCTCCTCATCATGTCGACATCAGGGAGCTTGCGGCAACGTCGTGGAGGGGTTGGGTCAAAGGCCCGCAGGTTGATGGCAGTTTGCATGGGTGGAGTTTTGCTGTTCTGCAGCGGAGAGGGCGTTGCAGATCACGTGCGTGAAGGACTTCAGAACAGGGGTTTGGAGGAAGTACACTCAGACGACGCAAAACCTAAGTTAACAGTAAAGGGCACCACCGCCAGATGCGAGTTAAAGCAGAACGGTGGCACAGCTCAGGCTGCAGCTACTGGCTCTTTGACGCTGTCGCAGAAGAATCTGACAGCTGCCCTGGAATGTGTCGGTGCGAATATAGCATCGATTCCAGAGGATCTGGCGACGAATGTGTGTCAGCCAAATGGCAAGAGTGGAAGAACAAATCAGTGCACGTTTGAAGGCAACATCTCAGCAGGCACCGCGGTCACGTTGGACACGTTACTCGGCGTAGCAACCGACGCTCAGTGGACAAAGAATCGGCAAACAGAAAGGAAGTCGCCCAACACACAAACGTGGACGTTGCAACTGAAGGAAGCGGACCTTCCTTTGTCCGAGAAGACATTCTTCGTTGGGTGCCAAGATGGCTCGAATTCGCGATCCAATGGTAAAAACGCGTGCAAGCTCACTGTAAatgtggaagcgagagcgtCTTCTGTTGGAGACAACAACGTTGTCACCTGCACTTACGGCAAAAACAGCAACCCTGAGCCCATGGAGGTGGAGATGTCAACAGAGAACAACACCCTGACCATTGACTGTGGCTCCGAGGGTTCGCTGAAACCTGCAACAAATAGCGCTGAGTACTGCGATCCACAGAACACAGACTTGGAAAATTGCGCACACAAGTTTGTGGATATTCTACCTACGTTCGTGACCAGCTGGTGGGCGACGACGGGTAACTCTGCTAAGCTGACAATCCCCCAGACAGACTTTCCGGAAGCTGACCAGCAGATCCTTTTGGGCTGCGTCCCGACAACGACTGCTTCGGAAGGCACCAAGAATACCGGACAAACTGACGCAGAGACCGGTACACCAACGAGTTGCCGCGTTCTGGTGACTATCAAGTCCAGCAGCTCTGCTTCGTATGGATCACCGACTATGCAAATGTTAGCTGCAGCCTCGGGAGCGGCTGCAGTGACAGGGCTGATTGTTGGCTCCTTGTAA
- a CDS encoding srs domain-containing protein produces MLSRENLSVSLDCSGNALTTIPTDLATNVCAPNQEKSEVSSSCTVSGSDLHGKEVTLQQLLRATREIQWMKKTDTRLAKSPTTTAQWSLELEAADLPRSAISFFVGCKNTKATRNGGNTEVSVCKVPVNVEARASSVGGNNAVTCAYGKESNPQPLQVEMSTEKNTETIDCGTDGSLHPATSTAEYCVADSTNLESCTTKAFVDIFPTFVTSWWTTEAKGISAKLTTPAKDFPEAEQQFRPGCVPKQSAPSPDTNGLERLGDGDSAEQTGATTSSCNVIVTLKTSNSTSLASSTAQMAAVAGGAAALTGFLVGSFC; encoded by the coding sequence ATGTTGTCGAGAGAAAACCTGTCGGTTAGTCTGGACTGTTCTGGAAATGCACTAACGACGATTCCGACAGATTTGGCGACGAACGTATGTGCCCCGAACCAGGAGAAAAGTGAAgtcagcagcagctgcacgGTCAGTGGAAGCGATCTACACGGAAAAGAGGTCACCCTACAACAGCTCCTCAGGGCAACCCGCGAGATCCAGTGGATGAAAAAAACTGATACCCGGCTCGCAAAATCTCCAACCACCACTGCACAGTGGAGCTTGGAGCTAGAAGCTGCCGATCTGCCACGATCCGCCATAAGCTTCTTCGTCGGTTGCAAAAATACTAAGGCCACACGAAACGGAGGGAATACAGAGGTGTCGGTGTGCAAGGTCCCGGTAAatgtggaagcgagagctTCTTCTGTGGGAGGCAATAACGCCGTCACCTGCGCGTATGGCAAGGAGAGCAACCCTCAGCCCTTACAGGTGGAGATGtcaacagagaagaacaccGAGACCATCGACTGCGGGACGGACGGTTCTCTCCACCCTGCCACATCTACAGCTGAGTACTGCGTCGCTGACAGTACAAACTTGGAGAGCTGCACGACGAAGGCGTTTGTAGATATTTTTCCTACATTTGTTACCAGCTGGTGGAcaacggaggcgaagggtATTTCCGCTAAGCTGACAACTCCGGCGAAGGACTTTCCGGAAGCCGAACAGCAGTTCCGACCGGGCTGTGTCCCCAAACAGTCGGCACCGTCTCCAGATACAAACGGATTAGAAAGGCttggagacggagacagcgctgAACAGACTGGCGCAACCACGTCTAGCTGCAACGTAATTGTCACTCTTAAGACATCAAACTCTACTTCGTTAGCATCTTCAACAGCACAAATGGCAGCTGTAGCCGGTGGTGCGGCCGCATTGACAGGATTCCTCGTGGGCTCCTTTTGTTGA